Proteins from a single region of Pseudodesulfovibrio portus:
- a CDS encoding CreA family protein, with the protein MKSLDFLKTERRPFFSRFFRVLPLALLLCAVVPTAATPEVIGTVDTVFRLLSRDDDIVVEAFDDPDIPGVSCYLSRARKGGVKGMLGVAEDTSDASIECLCTDDIVVPERIRSGKADGERVFKKGTSLIFKSMQVVRFYDQKRDVIIYLVYSDRVVEGSPKNSVTCVKVPTK; encoded by the coding sequence ATGAAATCTCTAGATTTTCTCAAGACTGAACGGCGTCCATTTTTCAGCCGATTTTTCCGCGTTTTGCCGCTCGCGCTGCTGCTCTGCGCCGTGGTGCCAACCGCTGCCACGCCGGAGGTCATCGGCACAGTGGACACCGTGTTCCGTCTGCTGTCCCGTGACGACGACATCGTGGTCGAGGCCTTCGACGATCCCGACATCCCGGGCGTGTCCTGCTACCTGAGCCGGGCGCGCAAGGGCGGGGTCAAGGGCATGCTCGGCGTGGCCGAGGACACGTCCGACGCTTCCATCGAGTGTCTGTGCACGGACGACATCGTCGTCCCGGAGCGCATCCGGTCCGGCAAGGCGGACGGGGAAAGGGTGTTCAAAAAGGGCACGTCCCTGATATTCAAGTCCATGCAGGTGGTCCGCTTCTACGACCAGAAACGGGACGTGATCATCTACCTGGTCTACAGCGACCGGGTGGTGGAAGGCTCTCCCAAGAACAGCGTGACCTGCGTCAAGGTGCCCACGAAATAA